The region aggctcgccttcaattactgacttgactgctttcaactttatttctaccaaatcaatgctcgggcgaggcagggtttcctgaatgactgtttggtaattgcccaatctccctgtgctcgccaattttgctaacacatctgccctctcattttggcccctcgggacatgttctatcttaatttctttgacctccatcatcaatctgtgtaccacttccaagtatttggaaagttgcggatcctttacttgatactcgcctttcacctgtttaaccactaactgcgaatctcccttgagaaataacttttggacccccagctcaatggctagccttaagccggcgatcaaagcctcatactcagattgattgttgctcgccttgaactcgaactttagagactgttcaatgatcattttgtctggactttcaattgttatcccagccccacttccagtcttattagaggatccatccacagataggacccattctcctcgagtcttctcgccttccgtgggtgttaattccgccacgaagtcgatcaaactttgaactgtgacttggccccttggctcatattgtatatcatattctgacaattccactgaccagctaaccaatcgccccgataaatcaggcttctgaagtacttgtcttaaggggacatcagttttaactttgacttggaaactttgaaaATAAGGCCTAAGGCGCCTCGCACTTTTCATAATCGCCAATGcatccttttcaattttttggtaccgcaactctgccccctgtaaagtatggctcacgaaatatataactttctgcttttttccctcttcctggagcaacactgtactcaccgccttgtcagtaactgctagatagagcactaatggaaagcctggtgttggcttggaaagtactggcaatgtggccaatgattcctttaatttggtaaaagcttgttcgcattcctctgtccactgaaactttgaattcttttttaagcatgtgaagaatggggccgctttgtcacccgccattggcaagaaacgtgacatggcggccattcgtcctgtcaaacgctgaacttctttgacacttgttgggcttttcatctcgaagatcgcccttcccttatcaggattcacttctattcctctcgatgtcaacatgaatcccaagaactttcctccctggatcccaaaagaacacttctcaggattcaacttcatttgatatgttcttaattgagtaaacgcttccttaagatcgccgccatgatcactagccctggcggactttacgatcatgtcgtccacatacacctccatattcctgcccacttgttttgaaaagattttatccatgagccgttggtacgtagctcctgcattcttcaatccaaaaggcattgtcttgtaacaataattcgcctgattggtcataaatgctgtactttcttcatccgatggatgcatcatgatttgattgtagcccgagtaagcatccatgagacttaaaagttcattccccgacgctccatccacaagcttatcaacattgggaagtggatatgaatctttaggacacactttgttcaagtttgtgtagtccgtgcacattcgccacttcccattggattttttgaccatcacaacattagcgagccatgtcgggtactgtacctcacggatgaagcgggtcttgattagtttctcagtctctaattgtactgccttattcttttcatcactcattctccgccttggctggatgactggggtcgcccctggtcgaatagccaatttgtgagtgatcacattggggtcaatccctggtacatcattgatggtccatgcaaagagatccaaattatcacccagcagcgtgatcaacctttcctcttgttcctttgtcaaactgctgccaatctttaaaattttatccttaatttgcacttgcttggtttcttccagaggttgtgggcggaaatcatcagcatcgtctcttggatccaaactgaATCCCTCTTGCGGAAAGATTTCTgtgattctgtgactttctttggcggccttacgcccataaagcgccacacttcttagataacattctcttgctgcattttggtccacatgtaataccccaacctttccattgcaggctgaatatttaacagtcaaatgagcTGTTGAAACGACCgcacatagcttgttgagggtgtctcgtcccaagagtacattgtagttggctctgcacgccaggattaagtacttcacttgaaatttctttacaaactctccttcgccaaaagcagttggtatttccacatatcctcgaacagtgacacggtcccctgtaaaccctaccaaggttcctttatacggcctcaagtctgactcttttagccccaggcgatcaaaggcatctccataaatgatatccgccgaagacccctggtctaaaaatactttcttcgtgacataattgttaaccctgattgttaccacaattggatcgttgtcatggggaatcacgtgcgcaaaatcctgaggagtaaatatgataggggagtgattcacccaacactcgctttcgcttgcctcatgtactgagtgtactgccgccacatagcgttttctagccttacttgaaattgcacccccgccaaatcctcctgcaatagatgaacattccccaacaggatcgcccaactcttccactatctccttgcctttgcctttgtctcCTTGGGTGATCCTAGCGACTTATGGCGTTGTTGTGTCTTTAACGAAGTTTGCCAGATGACCAGccttaatcaaacgatcaatttcccgcctcaaattccaacaattatctgtcgtatgccccaacgctttgtggtactcgcaccacctattggtatctACATTAGCTGGCGGTCGCCGCGGTGGTGGCGGGTACTGCACAACATTTGTTTGCCCAACGGCCCTTAAAATGGTGCTTAAGGGCGCATTTAACTTTGTAAGTGGAACTGGAGCTGGCGTAGTaccatgctgaccagttgtggctgcagcgggaccttgagaattgcggtgccatgtattttgaaatcctggtttggagttttgatatggtcccggtcttggtacacggggggtttgtgctaccctggtttccttccccgccttaggTTTATCCTACGAAACCCCGCCGGAATGGgcttgcttgcgtccttcctctctttcttgttttttctgatcatcctgctcaattaatatgaattcctgaacacgagcACGAAGGTCCATCATGTCTTTTGCTGGTCGCCTCATCAAGTCCCGATTCAAATCACCCGCCCGaagaccatttttgaaagacgcaaggcaaacatccggattgccctcctccagttgaaccgccattttactaaatcgcgccatgtagttcttgagcttctcccctggctgttgatgtatgctgataagatcaaacatggttgccttggtagttttattggcggagaattgagttaagaactttgtggacaaattagtaaaattgtcaatggagaagggcggttgacggatgaaccattgcatcgccatccccttgaacgttgatggtaacaacctacacttcacctcatctgttgctcctccaataaccattttcgtgttaaaataacgcaagtgttccatggggtctgagtcgcctgaaaaggcgtccaacgccatcgtttgcagatgctttggtatgcccacccgtgtgatggcgggaacaaaaggctggaattcaacaacgtcttcggcatcgagccgttgttcttgcttatagtcttgtcgcTGAGTTAAGTACTgcacctgggcttgcaactgctcgttctggctttgtactttttgcaaagtgtccaacatttgttgcaaggccgccggagtgattcccgtcaccacctctggcgcttttctcggaacgctggttttgaggtcatccagatttacatattcaggcggcgctgatcgtcgcctgactcctggatctgatctagctatcagatctgaaggtcttcctggagctgcattcaccaacgagACCGGTGACTGCACCACCGAGTGAACCCCCGCcgaagaagcctcctgctccggctcttgAGGTACTTCGCGGTTATTGAACCGTCcaccgccgcggccgccgtgacgaccacccctccggcgatgatcgcggcggCCCACACCACACGAACGAGTTTCCATGGATCGTAAAACGCACCTTCTATGTCAAGTAGTAGATCGAAGTaagacccacagacggcgccaatgttccgtactagggagatctgacgtcggaaactgacagaaagtaaaccctagcagagtactaaaaatatcacaaaaggaatattctcattaaatgttcgaaaggtgctttttacaaggggttgacctctccttttatagagggaatggtCATAACGTGGACTTtctctgtacttgggcctgacaatcggggcccaagcctctatacatataagacaaaactaaaggaattcttccagctggcgcgtggacccatccaaaagaagggcggacttcgacgttgttccacaaaccccgccatggctgctttcgttcatctaaatgctcgatttgggcgggaataagggatacttatgTCCGGCCCCGTCCAGGTTTGATATATGATTTTTCCCCTTTGGTTCCCATGTCTGTTTTCCCTTACTGTTATCTGATTAAACTTTAATTAGCAGTCCTAAATTTCCTCACATTTGTAGGGTATAAGGTAattcatttgaaaatttgaaatgaaattcTTTTAAATTCATGTTGTGCTCCCAGTTGATTAGTTAATTTAAGTTAAACAACAAGTGAATGAGAAATTGAGCTTGAATTAGTTAGATGTGTGATTAACATTTAAGTAAATCCCTAATTTTGTTCTCTAAAGATACAAACATCATCATAGTCTTCAAAATCATTTATCCATCAATTTAGCCATCAAATTATGTTGAGTTTTATTTCCGGTTTTTATATGTTAGATTTAGGGAAATGAGTATAATGGGGTCCTAATTGAGGGATAAGTTGATGATGTTTTGCATGACTAGAAACACAAGTTGAGAGACTATGCAATAATATCAGGGGGGGAAATCTTCCTTTATTTCCTCATTTGCCATGATACTATGAGATAAATGAACAAATATTTATGTAATCCTTTTGTTGAAGTTATAAATTATTGACGATTCTCATTTTCCTTGATGCACAGGAAACAAAATGAAAAGGCTAGCATCAAAAAAATTGCTTCCTTGGGATGTTCTTGTTATTATTTGCAAGAAACTAAACTTCAATGACATATTCCAACTTTCTGCAGTGTGCAAGGACTGGAGGTCATTTTTTAAAAGTTACTGGAAAAACTCCATGGAATTTCAATCACCATTAATTGTTGAAAGAGcttcattttctaaaaaatctCTTTCATTTGTTAGCCTATCTGACAACATGTCCTATAGTGCTCAGATGGATAACTTTTGGGGGTTATCCTATTCTGGTTCTTCTAGTGGATATCTGATTTTTTCTGGTCCTAATATGTTTATGCTAATGAATCCTTTGACCAGAAGAGGGAAGAAAATCAGCACCTTAGCTCTGAAAGATAATGATGACTACAGGGGTAACCGCCCATTTTGCTTTTGTCAAAGGTTCAAAGGAATATGTCCTCGTGTTTTTTTCTAATGGTTCATGTAGGTTGAATGTCTATCAATCCCAAAATTCATGTTGGGCTTTTTATTCTACTAAAGGAGATCCATTGCAGATTGTGGACCTTGTGGTTTTTCATAATTCTATATATGTTCTTACTAACAAGGCAAAGATAGGGGTACTTAACCTGAATTCTACAAGTATAAAATTTGTAGAGCTGAAGAACACTCCTTCGATAACTTATAATGACTTTAGGTTGGTTAGTTGTGATGGAAATCTTTTAGTGGTCCTTTTTGTGCCCGGAGAAATATTGAACATGTACAAGATAGACTTCTCAACTATGGAGTTTGTCAAACAGGACACATTGGGTGAGCTAGCATTATTTTATTCACCCTATGCAAACTGTTATGCATTGAGCAACCCAAGAAGGTGGGGATATGATAGCAACACTGTGTATTCAATTATCTGCGCATTTCCAGAATATAACGTGTATTCAGGGAATGGAAAACTGCAAAACCACATTAGGCTTGATCGTGGACTTCAAGTTCCTAAGAGATCCATACTTTACTGGGAGGATTGGTATTTGCCAAATCTGCGGGATGAGGTAGATTATTCTCTGGTCGAATAATTTTCTTATTAAACATCATGTTGCTTGAGACAATTTCCTTTAGACATTGTTCATTTCATTGAATTTTTCCAGTGTACTAATTTAGCTGTACTGGAAAAAGACTTGTAATTTCCTTTTGGTTGTTATTGATTTGACTAGACTTGAAAAACTTGTCATGTTGTATAATTTCAGTAGCTTTCCTGAGATTATTTTTATGCTATTAAAATTggttattttctattttatcttATATTTTATGTGAAACTTTTAGGGTGAAAAACCAAATAcatattactttattttcagcCTCCTCGAATAGTAAACATACACGACATGATAAATATCTCTGTTCCTAAACATCCAAACTTAAGTTGAAGTTTGCATCACTTTTGTGCAAACCAAAACAAAACCGTAGTAGGGTTAGGTAGGATGAGTAGTTTTCTCTTACTACATGGCAAACATTATTTCCAATGTTTGCATAACCGGACCGATCATTGAATCGGTAGAGGCACTGGTTTAAGGTTTAATGGTCTGACTGGGGTCGAACCGAGGTTGAACCAgtgataattaattaatatataaaattatataatttgtaATTacatactttatatttaaagaaattaaataaaaattctaCTTGTAATCTGCACGGTGGTTTTATCTTTGGGGTATAAGTATTaatccatattttttttttataggcaaatgttagtggttagttgttagtaagttagaaaattccttcaaagttcccttccaggattcgaaccctagaccttcccctccccacccttatgtcccctaactcttaccacttgagctaccattcggaaaaaaaaatattaatccatcatctaaaaagtaaaaagtaGAACTATTAGTAGCATCTGACACCTACTAGAAACAAATATAGGGGCATTTTAAAATTCAAACGGCTAAAAGGTGAAATCAAGGCCACTTCTTCATTGTCATCTGTCAAAATCAAAGAGTGGAGAGACACTCCAAAGAAATGAAGGAAGACACATGTCACACTTCATTTTATAGTCTCTTCTATACTCCTCTTCCAGAAAGAAACGCAGTTGCCGCCCACACCCATTGCAGCGCCACAATGCTTCATTTTATAGTCTCTCTTCTCTAATTTAATTCTTCCAGCCTACACCAGTTGAAGCGTCGTAGTGCTCCATGCCCAACCTCACACAGTTGCAACAAAGAGGAGAAGAATAGGGTGCATCGTGAGGAAACGTGGGTGGTTAGGACCAGTGGAGTGTTAGAACATGGAGAAGACATGATCGACGGTGGTCTCCAGCCAGAAAGGGGGAACCATCTCCGAACCGATTAGCAGCCGGTTTTTACCGGTTTTTCCGGTTTTGACCGGTTCAAACGGTTTTCAACCGGTTTCCATGTAATCCGGTTATGATAGAGGACCGAACCAGCCAAGGTTCCGGTTACCAGTTGGACCGTTCGGTCCGGTCCGATTCTGCAAACACCGGTTATTTCCAAGGAaggttaaaacataatctaaAAAACGTAAGCCAATTTAAAAAGCGTAGCATAATCTAAAAAGCGTAATCCAATTTAAAATGCGTAAGCCAATTGGCCAATTGAGAAATCAAATTTTATTGTATCAAagaatatgtgtgtgtgtgtgaaagtAATGTAATTATCACATCGCCCTTTTTTGCTTGTTATAGCCTCCTCCTTGAAGATTGAGAATCCTTCCAACCATGATTAATCAATCAAGAATTTGCATCATGCTTGGCCTCATGATGAACTGATTCGACCAAGCTATCTTCCATATTTACATACTTTGCAGCTCTTTTCAGAAATTCTTCCATATCAAATGGAggtgattatgttgatgaaaaTGAAATGAGAACCCGTTGTTATTGCTTCACAAGTTAAATGTAACTTCACCCttgaatttaaattataaacCAAAGTGGCCTCTTTTGTAGAACTTTGTACAGAAATCACGAAGAGACTCATGCTTTCTGTGTTTGATTTCCCCCATTGTGTGGCAAGTCTTTGTTGGTGATGAAATGATGGAAAGGCTAATTAGAGAACTTGTCATGTCTTCTAGTCgaatgaggaagaagagattgaAACCAACATAAATCACCTTTCCTCAAGGTCAATGGGAAAGTTCTACAGACCAAGGCATATGTAGCTCTAGTAACAGACATAACTTAGATGGGATGAAAGAATCCAAGTACTAGGTAGGATGCATTTCACCCATATATGATTATATTTTTGTTGGATTCGTGAATCTTTTTGGGATGTCCATCTCCAATGAAAACAAACTCAAGATTTTGGCCAATATTCTGACTATTTTTCCCGAAATACCTTCATTACGAGTTACAGTTCTCACATAGTTATGCTTAACCACTTCTTATTTCTTATGGATTTTTGGTCGCTCATGACAAGTTGACATCTCTACAATTCAGTTGTGAATATTAGAGTCCTCGTCCCTTTGCATGCGTGAAACATGCACAAATTTCTCAAACACTTCAATATGACATTTATATCGATTAATCAAATCCTCCTAATTAGAAGGGTTTGTAATTGGAAACGGAACGCGGGTACTTGGGCATTATGTGATTGTTAGAGCAGATATGTGGGTGGAAGGAAGGTTTATGAAAGAATTAGAATCCATGATTAAAGGGAAGGTTCATCCCCTTTTTTTGTAGCTACAACCCATGTATTCATTGTTGTTAAGTGTTAACTCTGTGAAGCAGAGAACTTTGTGATTGCAGAAGATATAACGTTTCTTTTAATTCCCACAGCGTGAAGAACACAGAAGATTAAGCGTTGAAGAAAAATGTGGGAAGTGAATTACACAACGTGGTTGCCATAATCGGTGTACAGGAGGTAATTTGTTGTGGTGGGAGGCAGTGAGAGAAAGAAACCCTTTTTAAGAGATGACAGAGAGTAACCGTGTGAAGtttaatataattagattttgGTGAGGTTTAATTATAATCCACGTGTTTTATTCTTATTAGCAAATAGTACCAACAACAGATATACAGCTGCACCTAAGTTTTTCCCTTCTATTATGTGATGAGATGAGggatagagaaaaaaattagaTGTATGTGAGTTGTTGTACTATTTTAATGTCTAGGAATCAAACTCATTAATTTAAAGCACACAAGATGAAGATACGGTGAGATTGGAAGACATGGATGGATGAGCATAGATGCTTTACTATGCTATTGAGGATTTGACATGTGTCCACAATCTCCTTCTCTAACTACACTCACCAAACTTCCTTTTCTGTTGTCACTTTCTCGTTTTAAAGCATTTTCCTatctataataaataataatacatTTCATTTCATTATTTCATTATCATTATTCTtactaaaataaaagaaattggATCATCTTTCTCTTCCCATTCTAAACACCCACCCACACAACACCACACCCAGGTATGaatatatcatatcatatcatattatATTGTTTATTTAAAGAAAGAAACATGAGTGAAgtgttattattatttcatGGGTCAAGATtaaggaaagaaaataaaacacttttgtcttttttatgatgttttgttcctttttttCCCAATCCATGGGTTTCAGGTGTCAAagtaacaacaacaagtaacaagAGAGAGAAAACAGGGGTGGGAACTGGGGAAGGAACCAGACCCTACAGCGTTGACAATATTAGGTAGTGActctacttcttcttctttttcattattctccctttttttctttctttctctcattcATTGATTTCATAGTAGTAGTAATAACTATAACTATTACTAGTGAGAGTAAACGCCTGTGATGCGTTGCCTCAGATCCAGGCAACTCATGGTGGGTATGTGCACAAAAAAGGGTGACATCTTTTTTGGTTTTTCTTGTGATTCTTGAGACTTTGTACCCTTTTCTCAGCTTCTTTCTCATGACcctgtttcttctttcttgtgttTAGAGATAAGGGctgttattaattttatttttttgaagtttCTTTAAATTTAAATGGTGGGGTTTATTTGTTTTTAGCTCAATATGTTTTTGTGCAGATAAAGtgtttgtttttaatgtttttcaGGCATTTCCCTCTCACTGGAGTTGACAAAGGTAGATAGAGGAGTGTTCATAGAAGTAGTTGGTTTTGCTGGAAAAGGGTGTAGCTATTTATGGTTAAAGTTTCCTGAAATGGAAGTTTGAATCAGTTGTTTTTGACCAGATCTGATTAACCCCATTATAATTTCACCACCTTTTAGCTGATTCATGCCTGAATTTGCCTCTTCTCTTGTTTTATAGGGCTGGTTAGGAATGGAAAATGTCACCCCTCACATTCTAAGATCATTTTTTATCAGAAAAGCAGGTGATGATCAATTAATTGAAGTATGAGAGGTTTCGTGGTACCAGAGGGGTGGGAGGGTAGCTTTTTGTCTTTCATAGATAGGGATTTCAATGGAGGAGGTGTTGTTCATGGTTACGGTGCCGTTAATAGTAGGTAAATCGGTCTGTGATAACTCAACTGTAGTAGCTACCCACATGGATGATGTATCCAGATTTAAGCTGATCGCAGATGCAGGGTCATTAACTGATTCTGTGACTGAGGTTTCCACTGACAGGGTTATAGGTTCAGACGTTGGTCATAGTGGCGTCAATTTGGATGTTGAAGTTGGTATTGCAGCAGTGACACCGCCAGAACCGGATAGGGTAGGAGATAGTTCTTTGTCGAGTATGATATCGCATGATAAAAGTGCTATGGTTACTAGTGAGGAGGAGGATTCGTTATCGTTGGAAGGTGACCAGTTAATTGATAGCTCATGCTCTCTATCAGCAATAAGTGAGAACAGTAGTGTCTATGGAGAAGAGTTCATTGGTTCTGATGCTACTTCAGAGTTTGGGACACCATGTTCCATAGACATAGAGAAGAGCATCTGTCCGGTCAATATTGCTGGCCGGACTGCTGATTTGGGAGAGTCAAATGTTGATACTGACATTATGAGTGAATCACATGCCGTGGCAGTGAGCCTTGATGAAGAGACTGGAGTTGGATCTGGCCCAAACCCTTCTCCAGTTGATCTGTCTCAAGAAAAGCAGGTGAATGTAACAGTTGGTCGGAGTGTTTTTGAATTGGTTTATACCCCACTTTGGGGATTCATATCTCTTTGTGGAAGAAGACCTGAAATGGAAGATGCTGTTGCAACTGTACCTCGATTTTTGAAAATCCCTATTCAAATGCTAATTGGTGATCGGGTACTTGATGGGTTAAACCAGTGTTATAATCAACAGATGACCCATTTCTTTGGAGTCTATGATGGCCATGGTGGTTCTCAGGTAAATTTTAATCCAGTTCTTTCTTATCATGATTCTTGTGTCTAATTAGTTAGGCTTTTCTATGTTACCATTTTACATAAAACTTGTTTTGCTCATTCAGGTGGCAAAGTATTGTCGTGAACGTATGCATTTGGCCTTGGCTGAGGAAATAGAATTTGTCAAGGAAGGTCTAGTTAATGGAAGTATCAATGATGACTGTCAAGATCAGTGGAAAAAAGCTTTCACCAATTGTTTCTTAAAGGTTGATGCTGAAGTTGGAGGAAAAGTTAATAATGAACCTGTTGCCCCAGAAACTGTGGGCTCCACTGCTGTTGTTGCTCTCATCTCTTCGTCTCATATTATAGTCTCAAATTGTGGTGATTCAAGAGCGGTTCTGTGTCGTGGCAAAGAACCTCTGGCATTATCAGTGGACCATAAAGTAAGCTGCTTCCGTTTTTGGTTTTATATTGCCTTCAGAATTTTTTGAAGTTTTAAGTGGTGATTTTTGGTTGTGATTTGCTAGCCAAACCGAGAGGATGAATATGCAAGAATCGAGGCAGCTGGAGGGAAGGTGATACAATGGAATGGCCATCGTGTATTTGGTGTTCTTGCAATGTCAAGGTCTATTGGTATGTGCTtcttaattataaattttactTGATGTGGGTTATCTTGTGTGCCAATTTGAGTTTCATGGAAGTCTTCTTAAACATAAATTTACCTGTTCTTGATACATGTCTATGTTATCTTACTTCACTTGATGTACTTGAAATTTATAAAGGTCAAGTCAAACAGTAATACTGAAAAGGTGAGTCCTCCTAACATTCATTCATTTTAGTGGGCTTTTTTCAAAATTTCGATGAATTGAACGCTAATGTATAAGAGATAGTTACATACTTATATGAAAGTGAACTGTTGGAGTATGTACCTTTCCATTATAATAGTACGACTACATgtttttccttttaattaattaatggggTGGATATGAATGTGAGGGGAACCATTCTCCCTGAAAATCACTTCTTGGTTCCCTTCTGATAGTGTTTTGGGAAACTCATTAAAAAAGCATGGTAAAGCCAAAACCATGGTGGACAGAAGCAACTTCCCTTAGCTTTTGCATGTCTAGAATTGATTCTACTCATCCAGACGCAGAACCAAATGTACACTGAGTTGGGAATAATAAGAGGGGAGTATCTTTGTTTATGTTTATTAAGtttctcattttcaattttacCCTATAATTTGGTTTACTTTGAAGTCCATATTGAAATTTCATGCTTATAATTGTTTACCTTTCCCTGTATTCGCTTGTTGATCATCCAAGCATGGGACTGCTTTTTTTTACCATTCCACCCCGTATTTTGTAAACAGCCTAATATCCCTTTGCAATCCAGTCTACTGTAATTACTGGCTATGAGCCTGTTTGGATGCGGACCAAAGAACACTTGTTGGAGCTTATCTAGTGTTATTTCttgtagataagctccaattaGTCTGTATCCAAACGAGACCAAGTATCCTgggaaacaaaaactaaaatgctTGGAGTTATAAGATCACATACACTTTGCTTTGGTTTTCAGAATACTGTTTTTGTTAGGTTTTGTTCAGCTAAAGCCCAAATATGAGTGCAGAATAATTTGCATTTAGATATTCGATCCACTTATTTATTACTATAGCTGAAAATTTGCAAATACAAAAGAATTTTTTATGTCTAGAAATAGGTTATGATTATTTTGCTTGTTCAGGTCATAAGCTGGTAGAAACTTTACCTGTGTAGGAAATTTACATTCGTTATTTCTCAGGCAAAGGCTGCTTCCAGGCAATTTCGAAGTACGAGCCCCAGTGCCTTCTCTCGTCCTCTCCTTTTCATGCTACAACTTTCTGTATTAAACTGGGACTTAAGCATAAGTTAAcactaattcttttttttttctgcaaaaAAGCAAAATGACATAGTACATCTTATTGGCCAGAATTGCTATCTTATTGTTCTTTGTATTGACTGTTTAGTTTGTGTTTGTATTTATGTTCAAGTCAGCTAAAGCATATTCACTGTAATAAAAGAGACATGGATCGGCTAAACGCATATTCAAACTGCATTGAAATGTTTGCTGACAGAAATACAAACACACCCTCAATATCTCGGATTATGCAAAATTTGCATGATGTTGAGGACCTTCTTGAGACCAGAT is a window of Lotus japonicus ecotype B-129 chromosome 5, LjGifu_v1.2 DNA encoding:
- the LOC130719016 gene encoding uncharacterized protein LOC130719016, with the protein product MTTGVTAHFAFVKGSKEYVLVFFSNGSCRLNVYQSQNSCWAFYSTKGDPLQIVDLVVFHNSIYVLTNKAKIGVLNLNSTSIKFVELKNTPSITYNDFRLVSCDGNLLVVLFVPGEILNMYKIDFSTMEFVKQDTLGELALFYSPYANCYALSNPRRWGYDSNTVYSIICAFPEYNVYSGNGKLQNHIRLDRGLQVPKRSILYWEDWYLPNLRDEVDYSLVE
- the LOC130716996 gene encoding probable protein phosphatase 2C 6 isoform X2 translates to MEEVLFMVTVPLIVGKSVCDNSTVVATHMDDVSRFKLIADAGSLTDSVTEVSTDRVIGSDVGHSGVNLDVEVGIAAVTPPEPDRVGDSSLSSMISHDKSAMVTSEEEDSLSLEGDQLIDSSCSLSAISENSSVYGEEFIGSDATSEFGTPCSIDIEKSICPVNIAGRTADLGESNVDTDIMSESHAVAVSLDEETGVGSGPNPSPVDLSQEKQVNVTVGRSVFELVYTPLWGFISLCGRRPEMEDAVATVPRFLKIPIQMLIGDRVLDGLNQCYNQQMTHFFGVYDGHGGSQVAKYCRERMHLALAEEIEFVKEGLVNGSINDDCQDQWKKAFTNCFLKVDAEVGGKVNNEPVAPETVGSTAVVALISSSHIIVSNCGDSRAVLCRGKEPLALSVDHKPNREDEYARIEAAGGKVIQWNGHRVFGVLAMSRSIGNLHSLFLRQRLLPGNFEVIDI
- the LOC130716996 gene encoding protein phosphatase 2C 50-like isoform X1 — translated: MEEVLFMVTVPLIVGKSVCDNSTVVATHMDDVSRFKLIADAGSLTDSVTEVSTDRVIGSDVGHSGVNLDVEVGIAAVTPPEPDRVGDSSLSSMISHDKSAMVTSEEEDSLSLEGDQLIDSSCSLSAISENSSVYGEEFIGSDATSEFGTPCSIDIEKSICPVNIAGRTADLGESNVDTDIMSESHAVAVSLDEETGVGSGPNPSPVDLSQEKQVNVTVGRSVFELVYTPLWGFISLCGRRPEMEDAVATVPRFLKIPIQMLIGDRVLDGLNQCYNQQMTHFFGVYDGHGGSQVAKYCRERMHLALAEEIEFVKEGLVNGSINDDCQDQWKKAFTNCFLKVDAEVGGKVNNEPVAPETVGSTAVVALISSSHIIVSNCGDSRAVLCRGKEPLALSVDHKPNREDEYARIEAAGGKVIQWNGHRVFGVLAMSRSIGDRYLKPWIIPEPEVRFLPRAKEDECLILASDGLWDVMTNEEACDLARKRILLWYKKNGFELSSERGEGVDPAAQAAAEFLSNRALQKGSKDNITVIVVDLKPQRKYKSKT